A single genomic interval of Ischnura elegans chromosome 3, ioIscEleg1.1, whole genome shotgun sequence harbors:
- the LOC124156572 gene encoding protein l(2)37Cc gives MAAQFFSRIGQLGLGVAIVGGVVNSALYNVDGGHRAVIFDRFAGVKNVVVGEGTHFFVPWIQRPIIFDIRSRPRNVPVITGSKDLQNVNITLRILFRPIPDQLPRIYTILGVDYDERVLPSITTEVLKAVVAQFDAGELITQREIVSQKVSEDLTERASQFGVILDDISITHLTFGKEFTQAVELKQVAQQDAERARFLVEKAEQQKKAAVITAEGDAQAATLLAISFGEVGEGLVELRKIEAAEDIAYQLSRSRQVVYLPPGQNTLLSLPQL, from the exons ATGGCTGCACAATTTTTTAGCAGAATCGGCCAATTGGGCCTTGGAGTTGCTATCGTTGGTGGTGTGGTGAACTCAGCTCTATACAATG TTGACGGAGGCCATAGAGCAGTAATATTCGATCGCTTTGCCGGAGTGAAGAATGTTGTTGTTGGCGAAGGCACTCACTTTTTCGTTCCTTGGATTCAGAGGCCTATAATTTTTGACATTCGGTCGCGACCCCGGAACGTTCCTGTCATCACGGGAAGTAAAG aTTTGCAAAACGTTAACATTACGCTTCGTATTTTGTTCCGGCCCATCCCTGATCAGTTGCCAAGAATATACACAATTTTGGGTGTTGACTATGATGAGAGAGTTTTGCCATCTATCACCACTGAAGTATTGAAGGCTGTTGTG gCACAATTCGATGCTGGAGAGCTTATCACTCAGCGAGAAATTGTATCTCAGAAAGTTAGTGAGGACCTCACGGAACGTGCCTCCCAGTTTGGTGTTATATTAGATGATATCTCAATT ACCCATTTAACATTTGGAAAAGAATTCACCCAAGCTGTTGAGTTGAAGCAGGTTGCTCAACAGGATGCAGAACGGGCGAGATTCCTTGTGGAGAAG GCTGAGCAGCAGAAGAAAGCGGCTGTGATAACTGCTGAAGGAGATGCTCAAGCTGCCACTCTCCTCGCAATATCATTTGGTGAGGTAGGGGAAGGTCTAGTTGAACTCCGTAAAATAGAGGCTGCAGAAGACATTGCCTACCAGTTATCAAGATCACGGCAAGTCGTCTACTTACCCCCTGGACAAAATACATTACTGTCATTGCCGCAGCTGTAA
- the LOC124156569 gene encoding ER membrane protein complex subunit 4 encodes MAAVRSSQKKYKWALDFGSRGKQDRNSDLASPPGYNPSVGQVHTETSRESDPNHLIIKKSWDLALGPLKQVPMNLFIMYMAGNSISIFPIMMVGMLIIRPVKALFTMQNTFKMIEGSHAAGQKFVYFLGNLLNVALALYKCQSMGLLPSHASDWLAFVEPQARVEFSGGGVVFT; translated from the exons ATGGCTGCTGTCCGGTCAAGTCAAAAGAAATACAAGTGGGCCCTTGATTTTGGATCGAG GGGGAAACAGGATAGGAACTCAGATCTTGCATCTCCACCTGGATATAATCCGTCGGTCGGTCAAGTCCACACCGAAACTTCTCGCGAGTCGGATCCCAATCAccttatcataaaaaaatcatgggACTTGGCGCTGGGTCCTTTGAAGCAG GTTCCAATGAACTTATTTATTATGTACATGGCTGGAAATTCCATCTCCATTTTCCCTATCATGATGGTGGGGATGTTGATAATCAGGCCTGTCAAGGCGCTTTTCACCATGCAAAATA CATTCAAGATGATTGAAGGGAGTCATGCAGCTGGACAGAAATTCGTCTATTTCTTGGGAAACCTCCTTAATGTCGCATTGGCGTTATACAAGTGTCAATCTATGGGATTGTTACCGTCACATGCGTCTGATTGGCTTGCTTTTGTGGAGCCGCAGGCGCGGGTTGAGTTTTCTGGTGGGGGCGTTGTGTTTACCTGA